A genomic stretch from Ooceraea biroi isolate clonal line C1 chromosome 3, Obir_v5.4, whole genome shotgun sequence includes:
- the LOC105276859 gene encoding rho guanine nucleotide exchange factor 17 isoform X2, with product MTIASTSSTLSSSTSPSSSSCPSIVASSYPTVTTSGGTASGCTSPLPAYATDVVETTPTLANNSRGTVQTSVGNIGTSQQPHHYQHQHHHHHHHHHHHHQQHYPQTAVAAAAAVTSSYSPPTTTPTSSSSTLHGYSSGVPTTTQTVSVPRQLAQWTKHQTLKLQEPAVIAVDRLHRFRWSGGGGGSGKKSSSGPRSEKAERLRELTEKLKGPAPVPPPRRPSRVQTSSPPPSGYQPLSQNYPQTGSSPNCGRCDTRPSHRSYTYSEGSQHGGNNQQLQQRQQQQQQQQHQEHQRQEHPKTIIRSESVSEECLSDRTGNNVYRKPCHDSRKSSRPGKLERNSGDVSDLRSEPNASAEAVKHLRQYSDSVVDSATSVDDLCDNLNAASVGGSEGEARDAITRLEPRGLLGFHRVSAPYRSASFGQVDFNQDFTFSANSHFPLAANRQKTQPIATSNRSETKDVRASTLPRRRGDVTPGGSTPQNSPNRQSPRTSTPSVDSAVGSAEGLGVPQQGNLEEIRPRSDGSDSLATSSALTSPEPLVPEMNEPRVDLAQTDAPTVEVVSHETVYPMVEGAEETIQKESRIEPHEVIITPPPEEPRLSQASEGSEAPSETPSEASSPSGKARRNRGDTSKRRKGVYITQWPEPLDADRNKLSAQSSEERDEPPATPSDLSDCEGHTPRRYSKRPLRGPYGQMLEAEMAKPRTTDIALEEGLRPRRKISANLSYNAGSNNNGSEPPTPCHHRTTSSPTKLEELPGPSPELLAELLRGSSERVARAPAHRNDTRTHVVVELYDTERSYVEALQILVNKYLQPLKSPENAGLVDAGTVDEIFYQIPALLSHHEVFLEELRRRLDTWELRQTIGDVFLDVFTKPVVLETYTLFLDNWKSARKAIKTTCQAKPAFARFLETMEREHKGKLGLDQLLIKPVQKIPRYELLIQRLLKHTDPTHPDHELLQAAQKEVHELVVKINCTERESLEWEQQQTTLREVQALVEGLAGIVTNDRAFVRHDLVTIASNQGTRKERALFLFSDLLVITSIKRRSGTIRKPSTSSTCPNSLVGLLDANKYKMLMRIPLDDLEVMKAKDENLRRMAREVDHLREDCAKLTQLQELAATLHGAKQQLEDLIKDMLNQAQRQLAERNAAHSQLACLELTLNTQTGIENISVMFAKPDKRASWEESFNEAKQKLALSADRRPCPEFVGPLPIRKTRAGLQFTCAAPTLANGQGSKDVWVCNSDGYVGQVCVLSLSPEPPQVTSCNGVCNARILCVAGIPACTPGSNSCTSNNSPFITNSKSGISISVQDVDASGGNIQLDSSSSSDDSDSDDIPCADTGSVTLSGDVSSIDNTNTEEEVNQPTMWLGTEDGCIHVYNCNDNIRIKKNKVKIQHGSSVHCIIYLDNKVFVSLANGDVTVYARDHAGGWNTPDPTTVSVGTVASPVTKMLSVSGKLWCGCHNSVKVLNTHTLDIEHTFIVSSDVSRAVSCMANSGGLGVWISLHNSAVLRLFHSGNYECLTDINIAPAVTKMLATGCDDIIRQHKAACLRVTALLACNELLWIGTSAGVLLTVPIPHIKPSTQRMSQPPIVTGIPHGHTGHVRFLTCVETPNPSKPDPRPKVNRYSLKSSKTQQNNINRGKLLVISGGDGYEDFRGPQASAELQAGREDSTNHLLLWKV from the exons ATGACGATAGCCTCGACGTCGTCCACGTTGTCTTCGTCGACGTccccgtcgtcatcgtcgtgtcCTTCGATCGTTGCTAGTAGTTATCCGACTGTAACTACTAGCGGAGGTACCGCTAGCGGCTGTACGTCTCCTCTTCCTGCTTATGCCACGGACGTCGTGGAGACGACGCCGACGCTCGCTAATAATAGTCGCGGCACGGTGCAAACGTCGGTGGGGAACATCGGCACTAGCCAGCAGCCACACCACTACCAGCACCAacatcatcaccatcaccaccaccaccaccaccaccaccaacaGCATTATCCACAAACAGCtgtagcggcggcggcggcggtaacGTCGTCGTACTCGCCGCCGACAACGACGCCGACCTCCTCATCCTCGACGTTGCACGGCTACTCGTCTGGCGTCCCGACGACGACGCAGACCGTCTCCGTGCCGCGGCAGCTCGCGCAGTGGACCAAGCATCAGACGCTCAAGCTCCAG GAACCAGCAGTGATAGCGGTGGACCGACTGCACAGGTTTCGATGGAGTGGGGGCGGAGGAGGAAGTGGCAAAAAGTCCTCTTCCGGCCCCCGCAGCGAGAAGGCTGAACGCCTTCGCGAGCTCACCGAGAAACTGAAAGGACCAGCACCGGTTCCACCACCCAGAAGACCGTCGCGAGTGCAgacttcttctcctcctccaaGCGGATACCAGCCGTTGTCTCAAAATTATCCACAG ACGGGTTCGAGTCCAAATTGTGGCCGTTGCGACACTCGTCCATCTCATCGCAGCTACACGTATAGCGAGGGTAGTCAACATGGCGGCAACAATCAACAACTTCAGCAAaggcaacagcagcagcagcagcagcagcaccagGAACATCAACGACAAGAACATCCGAAAACGATCATCCGCAGTGAGAGTGTCAGTGAAGAATGTCTCAGTGATCGCACGGGAAACAATGTGTACCGGAAGCCCTGCCACGACTCGAGGAAATCTTCGAGACCGGGCAAACTCGAGAGAAACAGTGGTGACGTCAGTGACCTTAGGAGTGAGCCGAACGCCAGTGCGGAGGCGGTGAAACATTTGAGACAGTACAGTGATTCCGTGGTGGACAGTGCTACGAGTGTGGACGATCTGTGCGATAACCTGAATGCCGCTTCCGTTGGTGGCAGTGAGGGAGAGGCCCGGGATGCCATCACCAGGCTGGAACCGCGTGGGTTGCTCGGTTTTCACAGGGTCAGCGCGCCCTACAGAAGTGCCTCCTTCGGCCAGGTGGACTTTAATCAAG ATTTTACTTTCAGCGCAAACTCGCACTTTCCACTTGCAGCGAATCGACAGAAAACCCAGCCGATTGCGACATCCAATCGTTCCGAGACCAAAGACGTGCGAGCGAGTACGTTGCCTCGTCGTCGTGGTGACGTTACTCCAGGTGGTTCAACACCTCAGAACAGTCCGAATCGGCAGAGTCCGAGGACTTCGACGCCCAGCGTCGATAGCGCCGTTGGTTCTGCCGAGGGTCTGGGTGTTCCTCAACAGGGAAATCTCGAGGAGATCCGACCGAGAAGCGATGGCTCAGACAGTCTGGCAACTTCCAGCGCACTCACCAGCCCGGAACCTTTGGTTCCGGAGATGAACGAGCCCAGGGTCGATCTGGCACAAACAGACGCGCCCACCGTCGAGGTGGTTAGTCACGAGACGGTTTATCCGATGGTGGAAGGCGCGGAGGAAACCATTCAGAAAG AGAGCAGGATAGAGCCGCACGAGGTAATCATCACACCACCCCCGGAGGAACCGCGTCTGAGTCAAGCGAGCGAGGGCAGCGAGGCACCGAGCGAGACACCCTCGGAGGCGTCCTCGCCGTCCGGCAAAGCGAGACGTAATCGGGGCGACACCAGCAAGAGGAGGAAGGGCGTGTACATAACTCAATGGCCGGAGCCCTTGGACGCGGACAGGAACAAGCTGTCGGCTCAGAGCAGCGAGGAGAGAGACGAGCCACCTGCGACGCCCAGCGACCTGTCGGACTGCGAGGGCCACACGCCTCGAAG ATACAGCAAGAGGCCTCTTCGCGGACCGTACGGACAGATGCTGGAGGCCGAAATGGCAAAGCCACGCACCACCGACATAGCACTCGAGGAAGGTCTTCGTCCTCGCAGAAAGATCTCGGCGAATCTCTCGTATAATGCGGGCAGCAACAACAACGGCTCCGAGCCGCCCACGCCTTGCCACCATCGGACGACCTCGAGCCCGACCAAACTCGAGGAACTTCCGGGGCCGAGTCCCGAGTTGCTCGCGGAGCTGCTGAGAGGCTCCTCGGAGAGGGTGGCTCGCGCACCGGCGCATCGAAAC GATACGAGGACCCACGTGGTGGTGGAGCTTTACGACACGGAACGTTCCTACGTGGAGGCGCTACAGATACTAGTCAAT AAATACCTGCAACCCCTAAAGAGTCCCGAGAATGCCGGTCTGGTGGATGCCGGAACGGTCGACGAGATATTTTATCAG ATCCCCGCGCTTCTCAGCCATCATGAGGTATTCTTGGAGGAGCTGCGTAGGCGACTCGACACCTGGGAACTCAGACAGACGATCGGCGACGTCTTCCTCGATGTG TTCACAAAGCCGGTGGTACTGGAAACTTATACTCTGTTCCTGGACAATTGGAAGTCTGCAAGGAAGGCGATAAAAACAACGTGCCAAGCGAAGCCAGCCTTTGcacgatttctcgag aCGATGGAACGTGAGCACAAAGGCAAGTTGGGGCTGGACCAGTTATTGATCAAACCCGTGCAAAAGATCCCGCGGTACGAACTGCTGATTCAGAGGTTACTGAAGCATACAGACCCGACACATCCCGATCACGAGCTGCTGCAGGCCGCGCAAAAGGAAGTGCACGAATTGGTCGTGAAGATCAATTGTACGGAAAGGGAATCGCTCGAGTGGGAACAGCAGCAGACTACGTTGAGGGAGGTCCAAGCTCTCGTCGAAGGTCTCGCTGGCATTGTAACGAACGACag AGCTTTCGTTCGACACGATCTCGTCACCATAGCGTCGAATCAAGGCACGCGGAAGGAACGAGCTTTATTTCTGTTCTCCGATCTCCTCGTCATCACAAGCATAAAGCGTAGAAGCGGCACGATAAGAAAACCATCGACCTC GAGCACATGTCCAAATAGCCTAGTCGGTCTGCTTGACGCGAACAAGTACAAAATGTTGATGCGAATCCCGCTGGATGATCTCGAGGTCATGAAAG CCAAAGACGAGAATTTAAGACGAATGGCGCGTGAAGTGGACCATCTACGAGAAGACTGTGCAAAACTGACTCAGCTTCAAGAACTCGCTGCTACCCTGCATGGCGCCAAGCAACAGTTGGAAGATCTTATCAAGGATATGCTGAATCAGGCCCAACGACAACTGGCGGAAAGAAACGCAGCGCATTCGCAGTTAGCTTGCTTGGAACTCACACTCAATACTCA AACTGGGATCGAAAATATATCCGTCATGTTCGCGAAGCCAGACAAGCGCGCGAGTTGGGAGGAGAGCTTCAATGAAGCCAAACAAAAACTCG CACTTTCAGCCGACAGGAGACCGTGTCCTGAATTCGTCGGACCTTTACCAATCAGAAAAACGCGAGCGGGACTTCAGTTTACCTGCGCAGCACCAACATTGGCGAATGGACAGGGATCGAAGGACGTCTGGGTTTGCAACAGCGACGGTTACGTCGGTCAAGTGTGCGTGCTGAGTCTAAGTCCGGAACCGCCGCAAGTTACATCGTGTAACGGAGTCTGCAACGCTAGGATACTCTGCGTCGCTGGAATACCTGCGTGCACACCTGG TTCAAACTCGTGCACATCAAACAACAGTCCATTCATCACAAACAGCAAGAGCGGAATAAGTATATCGGTGCAAGACGTGGATGCCAGTGGCGGTAACATTCAATTAGACAG TAGCTCGAGCTCCGACGATTCAGACTCGGACGACATTCCATGTGCAGATACGGGCAGCGTGACTCTAAGTGGCGATGTATCGAGTATCGACAACACTAATACGGAGGAAGAGGTGAATCAGCCCACAATGTGGCTAGGAACCGAGGACGGATGCATTCACGTGTACAACTGCAACGACAATATCCGTATTAAGAAGAACAAGGTGAAGATTCAGCATGGTAGCAGCGTGCACTGCATCAT ATACTTGGATAACAAGGTGTTTGTCTCTCTTGCTAATGGAGACGTTACCGTTTACGCTCGGGACCACG CCGGTGGATGGAACACTCCGGATCCAACGACGGTATCTGTTGGAACGGTAGCATCACCGGTGACTAAAATGCTGTCCGTTTCTGGAAAGCTCTGGTGTGGCTGCCACAACAGCGTAAAAGTTCTCAACACTCACACGTTGGATATCGAGCACACTTTCATCGTGAGCAGTGACGTGAGCCGCGCCGTTTCCTGTATGGCAAATTCCGGGGGTTTAGGTGTTTGGATCTCATTACACAATAGCGCTGTGTTGAGGCTCTTCCACTCCGGTAACTACGAGTGCCTGACGGATATCAATATCGCGCCAGCTGTCACCAAGATGCTTGCCA CAGGTTGCGATGACATAATTCGACAGCACAAGGCCGCCTGTCTCAGAGTCACCGCACTGTTGGCTTGCAACGAGTTGCTTTGGATCGGCACGAGCGCCGGCGTGCTGCTCACCGTGCCAATTCCCCATATAAAGCCATCTACTCAGAGGATGTCGCAGCCGCCGATCGTGACTG GAATTCCCCACGGGCATACGGGACACGTGCGGTTTCTCACTTGCGTGGAAACGCCGAATCCTTCGAAACCAGATCCTCGTCCAAAAGTGAATCGTTATTCGCTAAAGTCGAGTAAAACGCAGCAAAACAACATTAATCGCGGAAAACTCTTGGTGATATCCGGTGGAGATGGTTACGAGGATTTCCGTGGACCTCAAGCGTCTGCCGAATTGCAGGCCGGTCGCGAGGACTCTACCAATCACCTGCTGTTGTGGAAAGTGTGA
- the LOC105276859 gene encoding rho guanine nucleotide exchange factor 17 isoform X5, whose product MTIASTSSTLSSSTSPSSSSCPSIVASSYPTVTTSGGTASGCTSPLPAYATDVVETTPTLANNSRGTVQTSVGNIGTSQQPHHYQHQHHHHHHHHHHHHQQHYPQTAVAAAAAVTSSYSPPTTTPTSSSSTLHGYSSGVPTTTQTVSVPRQLAQWTKHQTLKLQEPAVIAVDRLHRFRWSGGGGGSGKKSSSGPRSEKAERLRELTEKLKGPAPVPPPRRPSRVQTSSPPPSGYQPLSQNYPQTGSSPNCGRCDTRPSHRSYTYSEGSQHGGNNQQLQQRQQQQQQQQHQEHQRQEHPKTIIRSESVSEECLSDRTGNNVYRKPCHDSRKSSRPGKLERNSGDVSDLRSEPNASAEAVKHLRQYSDSVVDSATSVDDLCDNLNAASVGGSEGEARDAITRLEPRGLLGFHRVSAPYRSASFGQVDFNQANRQKTQPIATSNRSETKDVRASTLPRRRGDVTPGGSTPQNSPNRQSPRTSTPSVDSAVGSAEGLGVPQQGNLEEIRPRSDGSDSLATSSALTSPEPLVPEMNEPRVDLAQTDAPTVEVVSHETVYPMVEGAEETIQKESRIEPHEVIITPPPEEPRLSQASEGSEAPSETPSEASSPSGKARRNRGDTSKRRKGVYITQWPEPLDADRNKLSAQSSEERDEPPATPSDLSDCEGHTPRRYSKRPLRGPYGQMLEAEMAKPRTTDIALEEGLRPRRKISANLSYNAGSNNNGSEPPTPCHHRTTSSPTKLEELPGPSPELLAELLRGSSERVARAPAHRNDTRTHVVVELYDTERSYVEALQILVNKYLQPLKSPENAGLVDAGTVDEIFYQIPALLSHHEVFLEELRRRLDTWELRQTIGDVFLDVFTKPVVLETYTLFLDNWKSARKAIKTTCQAKPAFARFLETMEREHKGKLGLDQLLIKPVQKIPRYELLIQRLLKHTDPTHPDHELLQAAQKEVHELVVKINCTERESLEWEQQQTTLREVQALVEGLAGIVTNDRAFVRHDLVTIASNQGTRKERALFLFSDLLVITSIKRRSGTIRKPSTSSTCPNSLVGLLDANKYKMLMRIPLDDLEVMKAKDENLRRMAREVDHLREDCAKLTQLQELAATLHGAKQQLEDLIKDMLNQAQRQLAERNAAHSQLACLELTLNTQTGIENISVMFAKPDKRASWEESFNEAKQKLALSADRRPCPEFVGPLPIRKTRAGLQFTCAAPTLANGQGSKDVWVCNSDGYVGQVCVLSLSPEPPQVTSCNGVCNARILCVAGIPACTPGSNSCTSNNSPFITNSKSGISISVQDVDASGGNIQLDSSSSSDDSDSDDIPCADTGSVTLSGDVSSIDNTNTEEEVNQPTMWLGTEDGCIHVYNCNDNIRIKKNKVKIQHGSSVHCIIYLDNKVFVSLANGDVTVYARDHAGGWNTPDPTTVSVGTVASPVTKMLSVSGKLWCGCHNSVKVLNTHTLDIEHTFIVSSDVSRAVSCMANSGGLGVWISLHNSAVLRLFHSGNYECLTDINIAPAVTKMLASCDDIIRQHKAACLRVTALLACNELLWIGTSAGVLLTVPIPHIKPSTQRMSQPPIVTGIPHGHTGHVRFLTCVETPNPSKPDPRPKVNRYSLKSSKTQQNNINRGKLLVISGGDGYEDFRGPQASAELQAGREDSTNHLLLWKV is encoded by the exons ATGACGATAGCCTCGACGTCGTCCACGTTGTCTTCGTCGACGTccccgtcgtcatcgtcgtgtcCTTCGATCGTTGCTAGTAGTTATCCGACTGTAACTACTAGCGGAGGTACCGCTAGCGGCTGTACGTCTCCTCTTCCTGCTTATGCCACGGACGTCGTGGAGACGACGCCGACGCTCGCTAATAATAGTCGCGGCACGGTGCAAACGTCGGTGGGGAACATCGGCACTAGCCAGCAGCCACACCACTACCAGCACCAacatcatcaccatcaccaccaccaccaccaccaccaccaacaGCATTATCCACAAACAGCtgtagcggcggcggcggcggtaacGTCGTCGTACTCGCCGCCGACAACGACGCCGACCTCCTCATCCTCGACGTTGCACGGCTACTCGTCTGGCGTCCCGACGACGACGCAGACCGTCTCCGTGCCGCGGCAGCTCGCGCAGTGGACCAAGCATCAGACGCTCAAGCTCCAG GAACCAGCAGTGATAGCGGTGGACCGACTGCACAGGTTTCGATGGAGTGGGGGCGGAGGAGGAAGTGGCAAAAAGTCCTCTTCCGGCCCCCGCAGCGAGAAGGCTGAACGCCTTCGCGAGCTCACCGAGAAACTGAAAGGACCAGCACCGGTTCCACCACCCAGAAGACCGTCGCGAGTGCAgacttcttctcctcctccaaGCGGATACCAGCCGTTGTCTCAAAATTATCCACAG ACGGGTTCGAGTCCAAATTGTGGCCGTTGCGACACTCGTCCATCTCATCGCAGCTACACGTATAGCGAGGGTAGTCAACATGGCGGCAACAATCAACAACTTCAGCAAaggcaacagcagcagcagcagcagcagcaccagGAACATCAACGACAAGAACATCCGAAAACGATCATCCGCAGTGAGAGTGTCAGTGAAGAATGTCTCAGTGATCGCACGGGAAACAATGTGTACCGGAAGCCCTGCCACGACTCGAGGAAATCTTCGAGACCGGGCAAACTCGAGAGAAACAGTGGTGACGTCAGTGACCTTAGGAGTGAGCCGAACGCCAGTGCGGAGGCGGTGAAACATTTGAGACAGTACAGTGATTCCGTGGTGGACAGTGCTACGAGTGTGGACGATCTGTGCGATAACCTGAATGCCGCTTCCGTTGGTGGCAGTGAGGGAGAGGCCCGGGATGCCATCACCAGGCTGGAACCGCGTGGGTTGCTCGGTTTTCACAGGGTCAGCGCGCCCTACAGAAGTGCCTCCTTCGGCCAGGTGGACTTTAATCAAG CGAATCGACAGAAAACCCAGCCGATTGCGACATCCAATCGTTCCGAGACCAAAGACGTGCGAGCGAGTACGTTGCCTCGTCGTCGTGGTGACGTTACTCCAGGTGGTTCAACACCTCAGAACAGTCCGAATCGGCAGAGTCCGAGGACTTCGACGCCCAGCGTCGATAGCGCCGTTGGTTCTGCCGAGGGTCTGGGTGTTCCTCAACAGGGAAATCTCGAGGAGATCCGACCGAGAAGCGATGGCTCAGACAGTCTGGCAACTTCCAGCGCACTCACCAGCCCGGAACCTTTGGTTCCGGAGATGAACGAGCCCAGGGTCGATCTGGCACAAACAGACGCGCCCACCGTCGAGGTGGTTAGTCACGAGACGGTTTATCCGATGGTGGAAGGCGCGGAGGAAACCATTCAGAAAG AGAGCAGGATAGAGCCGCACGAGGTAATCATCACACCACCCCCGGAGGAACCGCGTCTGAGTCAAGCGAGCGAGGGCAGCGAGGCACCGAGCGAGACACCCTCGGAGGCGTCCTCGCCGTCCGGCAAAGCGAGACGTAATCGGGGCGACACCAGCAAGAGGAGGAAGGGCGTGTACATAACTCAATGGCCGGAGCCCTTGGACGCGGACAGGAACAAGCTGTCGGCTCAGAGCAGCGAGGAGAGAGACGAGCCACCTGCGACGCCCAGCGACCTGTCGGACTGCGAGGGCCACACGCCTCGAAG ATACAGCAAGAGGCCTCTTCGCGGACCGTACGGACAGATGCTGGAGGCCGAAATGGCAAAGCCACGCACCACCGACATAGCACTCGAGGAAGGTCTTCGTCCTCGCAGAAAGATCTCGGCGAATCTCTCGTATAATGCGGGCAGCAACAACAACGGCTCCGAGCCGCCCACGCCTTGCCACCATCGGACGACCTCGAGCCCGACCAAACTCGAGGAACTTCCGGGGCCGAGTCCCGAGTTGCTCGCGGAGCTGCTGAGAGGCTCCTCGGAGAGGGTGGCTCGCGCACCGGCGCATCGAAAC GATACGAGGACCCACGTGGTGGTGGAGCTTTACGACACGGAACGTTCCTACGTGGAGGCGCTACAGATACTAGTCAAT AAATACCTGCAACCCCTAAAGAGTCCCGAGAATGCCGGTCTGGTGGATGCCGGAACGGTCGACGAGATATTTTATCAG ATCCCCGCGCTTCTCAGCCATCATGAGGTATTCTTGGAGGAGCTGCGTAGGCGACTCGACACCTGGGAACTCAGACAGACGATCGGCGACGTCTTCCTCGATGTG TTCACAAAGCCGGTGGTACTGGAAACTTATACTCTGTTCCTGGACAATTGGAAGTCTGCAAGGAAGGCGATAAAAACAACGTGCCAAGCGAAGCCAGCCTTTGcacgatttctcgag aCGATGGAACGTGAGCACAAAGGCAAGTTGGGGCTGGACCAGTTATTGATCAAACCCGTGCAAAAGATCCCGCGGTACGAACTGCTGATTCAGAGGTTACTGAAGCATACAGACCCGACACATCCCGATCACGAGCTGCTGCAGGCCGCGCAAAAGGAAGTGCACGAATTGGTCGTGAAGATCAATTGTACGGAAAGGGAATCGCTCGAGTGGGAACAGCAGCAGACTACGTTGAGGGAGGTCCAAGCTCTCGTCGAAGGTCTCGCTGGCATTGTAACGAACGACag AGCTTTCGTTCGACACGATCTCGTCACCATAGCGTCGAATCAAGGCACGCGGAAGGAACGAGCTTTATTTCTGTTCTCCGATCTCCTCGTCATCACAAGCATAAAGCGTAGAAGCGGCACGATAAGAAAACCATCGACCTC GAGCACATGTCCAAATAGCCTAGTCGGTCTGCTTGACGCGAACAAGTACAAAATGTTGATGCGAATCCCGCTGGATGATCTCGAGGTCATGAAAG CCAAAGACGAGAATTTAAGACGAATGGCGCGTGAAGTGGACCATCTACGAGAAGACTGTGCAAAACTGACTCAGCTTCAAGAACTCGCTGCTACCCTGCATGGCGCCAAGCAACAGTTGGAAGATCTTATCAAGGATATGCTGAATCAGGCCCAACGACAACTGGCGGAAAGAAACGCAGCGCATTCGCAGTTAGCTTGCTTGGAACTCACACTCAATACTCA AACTGGGATCGAAAATATATCCGTCATGTTCGCGAAGCCAGACAAGCGCGCGAGTTGGGAGGAGAGCTTCAATGAAGCCAAACAAAAACTCG CACTTTCAGCCGACAGGAGACCGTGTCCTGAATTCGTCGGACCTTTACCAATCAGAAAAACGCGAGCGGGACTTCAGTTTACCTGCGCAGCACCAACATTGGCGAATGGACAGGGATCGAAGGACGTCTGGGTTTGCAACAGCGACGGTTACGTCGGTCAAGTGTGCGTGCTGAGTCTAAGTCCGGAACCGCCGCAAGTTACATCGTGTAACGGAGTCTGCAACGCTAGGATACTCTGCGTCGCTGGAATACCTGCGTGCACACCTGG TTCAAACTCGTGCACATCAAACAACAGTCCATTCATCACAAACAGCAAGAGCGGAATAAGTATATCGGTGCAAGACGTGGATGCCAGTGGCGGTAACATTCAATTAGACAG TAGCTCGAGCTCCGACGATTCAGACTCGGACGACATTCCATGTGCAGATACGGGCAGCGTGACTCTAAGTGGCGATGTATCGAGTATCGACAACACTAATACGGAGGAAGAGGTGAATCAGCCCACAATGTGGCTAGGAACCGAGGACGGATGCATTCACGTGTACAACTGCAACGACAATATCCGTATTAAGAAGAACAAGGTGAAGATTCAGCATGGTAGCAGCGTGCACTGCATCAT ATACTTGGATAACAAGGTGTTTGTCTCTCTTGCTAATGGAGACGTTACCGTTTACGCTCGGGACCACG CCGGTGGATGGAACACTCCGGATCCAACGACGGTATCTGTTGGAACGGTAGCATCACCGGTGACTAAAATGCTGTCCGTTTCTGGAAAGCTCTGGTGTGGCTGCCACAACAGCGTAAAAGTTCTCAACACTCACACGTTGGATATCGAGCACACTTTCATCGTGAGCAGTGACGTGAGCCGCGCCGTTTCCTGTATGGCAAATTCCGGGGGTTTAGGTGTTTGGATCTCATTACACAATAGCGCTGTGTTGAGGCTCTTCCACTCCGGTAACTACGAGTGCCTGACGGATATCAATATCGCGCCAGCTGTCACCAAGATGCTTGCCA GTTGCGATGACATAATTCGACAGCACAAGGCCGCCTGTCTCAGAGTCACCGCACTGTTGGCTTGCAACGAGTTGCTTTGGATCGGCACGAGCGCCGGCGTGCTGCTCACCGTGCCAATTCCCCATATAAAGCCATCTACTCAGAGGATGTCGCAGCCGCCGATCGTGACTG GAATTCCCCACGGGCATACGGGACACGTGCGGTTTCTCACTTGCGTGGAAACGCCGAATCCTTCGAAACCAGATCCTCGTCCAAAAGTGAATCGTTATTCGCTAAAGTCGAGTAAAACGCAGCAAAACAACATTAATCGCGGAAAACTCTTGGTGATATCCGGTGGAGATGGTTACGAGGATTTCCGTGGACCTCAAGCGTCTGCCGAATTGCAGGCCGGTCGCGAGGACTCTACCAATCACCTGCTGTTGTGGAAAGTGTGA